AGAGTTTCCAGAATATTCAGCAGTATTTAAAGGGGGATTGGAGAAGAAAAAACGGGCGCCCGGCGTGGATAAGGCCCGGAACCCGAAATACTACAAGACACAATTGGGAAAGAATCAGATATCGGCTGAGGTCAGCCACATATCTGCCTCTTCGAACATCTCCTGAACCAGCTGGCTGATAATAGATTTGTCGCTTTTACTGGCATCGGTGTGGATCTGGCTGAGTGTCATCATTGGCTTAACCCGCACTTCAGCATCAGGGAATACCCGGTGAAGGCGACGGGTCAGCTCATCCTGAATCATCTCGTTGGCGCCCGGCAGACCGGCAACATTGCGTTTGTCATAAATCAGTTCCACATACATCTTCGTTCTCCGGGTTGAAGGCTACGCGCCGCATGATACTGGATAAATAAACAGTGTCAATGGTGACTTCGGGTATGTTTGCCGGATATTCAATATGCTTATTGAATAGAGGAACGGGCATTGATAGGAACAATCAAGGTGAGTTTAATAAAGAAACGATTGTAGCTAATGGGTTATAACGTACTAACCCTTTCTAAATTAATTATTTTTATATGATCCCGGTGCTACGTCGGCGGCACAATTATTTAATTTATTGGTAATAAGCTTTTATGTTTACACGCAAGCTCTTACAATAATCCGCGTTTTTTCACAGGGATAGAATTTTTTATGTTGGGTTTTGTACTGTTTTTAGTTGCAGTCTTATTAATTATCATTATTGCCAGGCTGCTGCCGCGAAAAGCTTATAAGTGGATTGGTCTGTCTATTTTAATTGTCGCCGGCTTATTTGCGGCTATTGTTGGCTATTTTTTATACCAGGATCATCAGAGTACGCAGCGCTGGCAGGCCAGACAGGCAAGTGAAGGACAAGAAATGGTGACTTTCCTTCATGATGTCGATGACTGGGGCATTGCCAATGCAAAGAAAACGGCGGACGGCTACTCTATTAATCGGGATAAAATTAGAGAATATGCGAACGATCTTTACCAGGCTCGTCATTACTCATTTTTTTATTCCCCATCAAGTTATTCCCCGGATAGTCAAAGAGTTAGTACCATTAACACCACACTGGGCGCGCCACTGGATGGCATTAGCGAAGTGAAAATCGTTTGCGACTTTCGTTTCCTGGATTCTGACTGTCTGAATGCCGTTAAACAGGGTTATCGCGGCGGTTTTTTGCTGAAAATATATTCATTGGATAAGCAGAAAGTATATAGCCCTTCCCATGGCTGGAAGAACGTATCATCGTCTGATTAATCGCGCATCATTACACCGCTGACTCGGAAAAATGACGCCAGTTATAACTCTGAGCCGCAGTATATACAGCAGCCAGTACGGCTTCGGCAGATTTTTAGAAGAAGCCGGCATCGGGCGATTAACTAAATTGTTTATTAAATTAAAGTACGCTTTGTAGGTTATTAAATGGACAAAGTCAGCAAGCTGATTCGCTCGGCACTTAATAACTCTAGCGCCAGTGAGGCCGCTCAGGCATTGAAAATGGCTGCAGGAGTTATGCAGCGGGAAGGGATTAATCCTTCTCAGGTGTTGCAGGCGATTGGCGGAGAAGGCGATGAATTGTTGCGGTTAAAGGGAATGGTCGCCAGGCTAACCGCCGAGAATGAAAAACTGCGTACCCAGGAAAGTGGGAATCATAACTACCCGCAAGAACTCCGGGAAGCAAAGGAGATTGCCATAAAATGGAATCGCAGGGCGGAGCAGTTAGAGCTGGAGAACCGGGAGATTGCTAAAGCGGCCCTGGCTTCGCATCAGAGATTTGAAGAGAATCAGGTACACCATAAAAAACGCATAAAAAATCTGTACTGGAGCGCCTTTATTATAGGTGCACTGGTATGCATAGTGACTTATAACAGCGGCAAGAGCACCGGTATGCAGGCCGCTTCTGGCCTGGGGCCTAATCTTATTGCCACTCCTTCCTCCGGGGGAGTCGATCCGGTAGATGTCATAACCTCTACCCCGCGCCAGGCTGCCAGCCAGGCGACTATCGCCTCCACCCCGACGCCCGCTCCGGTGGTTAGCAAACCCGCGCCGCAAAAAGCCGTGTGCTATGCCAATTACGGAACCACGGCGCAACTGCGATTTACCTACAATCAGCGGGTAATTAAAGCCTGGGTGCGGCCTAATCAAAAGGGCAGCAAGTGGGAGGATATTACTAAAAAATTTGGCAAAGGTATGTCTGATGTGCCTAAGGTCTATAACGGCGATGCTTTTGTGAGGGATATGAAAGCAGAAGCTAAGAAAGAAAATATTACCTTAAGCTGTAAAACAGGCACCGTACGATAGTTATATTTAGGCTAATAGATAAAAAATATTAACCGCTACTGCCATAAGCATTAGCGGTTAATAAGTATGTGTCTGGCTGATATCAGGCATTATTGCCATTTTTCACTGGGCCTTATCTTTCTTTAACCATGAATCCTCATATTTGATATTGCCTCTGATGTAGTTCCATTCTATACCGCGAAATCTAAGTCCGATAACTTCATGCATATCCGAGGGCTGGATTACCTCTAGGTCAACCTGTAAGAATAAAGCTTATTAAGAGAACTGGCTTTATCATTTTCATCCGGGGAATCCTTTCATCGCTGCTTTGTATCTTGCTAGTAAAGAGTGGGTGGATTTTTTTGGATTGAAATTACGATATTTATGTAAATCATTAGGTCTGAGTAGACCGCTATTGAGCAATAACCAATAATCGCTAGCTATGGATGCCTGTTGTTCTAAACTATAATGAAAAAAATTAGTCTTATCAGGGCTGTAACTATAATCAGCGAAACGGAAAAATAGGCCTCTGGTTCTTACAAACATTCCCTTCTGTGTTTGCCAGGCATGAACCATTTCGTGCATAACAACTTGAAATAAAAAGTCCATCTAACAACCAGGGGTTAGTACTTATAAGATTAAATATAAAGGTGTGGCTATAATGAAAGGGGGCCTTTGCCCCTTGTGAAATTAAGTTCTAACGTTCCAATCATCGGTATACTGGACATTGCCATCGACGTATCGCCATGTAATTTTTTCATACATCAATGATACGGACTCCATGTGGTTTATCTGCGAATTACCAGACATCCTGGTGTTTGGCATCCCTGGGTTAACTCCAGTAACCCTTATACCTTCAAGGGTCATAACAAAATAGCATTCTTCCTGCCCGGCATGATTAATACGATACCAGCGGATTTCGGCGCTTTTCAGCGTCTGGCCTGTCGCTACGGCCTTGTAAAGGTACGGACTGGAGCTATCAAACTCCTTTTCAAGCATCATCGGTGAATGTGAGCGTTTACCGGTTATTTTGCCGCTAGAACTATCAACTGGGGTATTCAGTCCGTGACTAAAACCAACAACCTCAATACTACCTTCCCGATCTCGCACATCAACTGAGCCTTTAATATCCGCACCACCATCATCCTTTAACCACATATATGCTGGAATTGGCATGGTTTTAGCTCCTTATTTTTTTAATTAACTTAATTGTCATGATGTAGAAAATAACTGATAAAAATAGTGTGATAATAAATCCGATATAGAAAAATATATGCTCAATGTTTTCTGCGCCTGCATCAGTATTTCCATAAAATAAATGAACTATCTTATATCCAAACTCATGATTAACCCAGATATATGGACTACCTAAAATATGGCCTATGGCTATAACAACTAAAAAAAAGTAGGCGCTTTTAATGACTTTGCGGGCAAGTGTTGTCATAAGTAATCACCTCAATAATGGCATATGTCTTTACGTCGGTACCCGATATTAGTTCTTTCTTGGTATGCAGGAGAGCGTTTCTGAGAATATTGTAATCTGACTAGCAAGCGTTATATATCCTTCAGATACTTGCCCTGGGTGAAGTCTGAATGAGCCCCGTGATACACCGCGAAAAAAGTTGTATCGTCAATTTTTCCGTCAGCCTGGTACAACGCAAACCATTCAGAATGATCGACATGGTACATAAATGTACTTCTTGCTAAATCAATACTCGCCGCTCTGAGGCTGTTAAACCAACTGCCTGATGGCCTGTCAACAACATAATATTTCCCCGGTGGCAGCGGCCCTTTATCAACAATCATCCCGCAACTGCCTTTGTTGCGATAAATACCTGTACCTGAGAACGCCATAAAAGTACCTACACCAGGAAATATCAATGGAGAGTAGTCCGCATTATTAATTATAAACTTTCCATGTAAAGCCATACTTTCACCTTATAATCTATGTTCACTTCAGTGATATATTAAAGGTTGAACTTTGCTCTATCCTTATTCCCTATCTGATTCTTAGTTACAAGTACTCCCTCAAGTATTTTCTATAAGGTTTATTAGATATTTTAATGTATATCTGGAAGGTCATATATTTCCCTGGAGAAAAGTCTGGGGAATATGTTTCCTCTCTCAACCAAAGTTCACCATTTGGTGTCATAGCAACATCAATGGGTTGCATATTAAAGGGAGGATAGCTTTCTCTATGAATCCAAATCTTACTGTAGATAAGGCTGCTACCAAAAAGTGTTCTGGCAAGAGCTATCTCACCTATGGTCAGCTGCCTGACTCCGCCGGGCGGTATCGGCGTACCTGAGGCGGGGATGAGCTTTTCATCAACCGGCATTGATTTTCCCTCAAGTCCTTATGAGTATCGAGGGCTAATCTTACAACTAAATAGAATTAATAATGGTGGGAGTTTTATCTAAAAAATTCTTAAAAGTTTAAAAGAGTTAAGTGACCTATAAAATATTGAGTCAAAAAATATCGATTTCATAAAGTATTAAGTCTGAGCATATGGAATGCTCAATAATCAGGATTTGTTTATCCGGCCTGATTATGTAACTTCCGGCTGTAAACGGTGAGCATCGAATTCTACAGGCAACAAAAAAACCGCAAACTCAGTGAGAATGCGGGTTTTAGTGGGGTTTCTGCATGTATCCGATACATCCAGAATAATAATTTGGTCGGCACGAGAGGATTTGAACCTCCGACCCCTGACACCCCATGACAGTGCGCTACCAGGCTGCGCTACGTGCCGACATGTGCAGAAATAGTACCGGTTTCCAGCTTGATTGCAATAGGGCTACTCGCTAACTGATTCATAAATAATCAATTAGTTGGCGATGAATCGCTTCTCATCAGTGAGCACCTGAAGCAGCAGACCGAGCTGAGGTTTATCCTCTTTCATTCGCTCGCCTTTGCGATCGTAAATCCGGTAATTGCCGTTATTATCCAGCACCAGCGTAGTCTCCGGCGTGGTGATACCCAGGGTGTTATTATCGGCACCAATAACCCAGTTATGCGGATTAGTGACCGAGAACAGGTCATCACCCTGTGAATATTCCCACGCAGGGGAGCGCACGTGCAGCAGGCGGCGCATCAGAGTCGTCATCAAATCCTGGTGCGATGTGAGCTTGCCAATATGCTGAGTCGGTGTGCCTGGCCAGTGAATAACCAACGGCACCTGAATTCGCGAGCGATCCCAGGCAAAGCTTTCACGCTCATTGCCCAGCGGTACGCCGCGACCGGCGGTTATGATAACCACGGTATTATCAAGTTTGCCTCTTTGTTCCAGGGTATCGAGCAGGCGTTTAATCTGCACATCAACCTGGCCTGCGGCGCTTGTGTAGCGGCGTTCAAAGTCCTGATTGCTCAGGCCCTGGCCGTCAATATTAGTACCGTTGAAACCAACCCATGAGAACCAGCGGTTGTCGTCGGTAGCATATTTGCTCAGCCAGTCTATCCACTGATTAGCGGTCTGCACGTCACTCTGCTCACTGCTGGCTGGCAGCGAGAAGTCGGACAACAGTGCCTGGCGGTACATTGGTGAGTTAAAGCCGGTAGATGAGAACAACCCTAACTGATATCCCTGCTGGTTAAGGGCAGTAATCAGTGCCGCTGGAATACGCGCCGCCAGCACGCCATCCATATACGAAGGCGAGATACCATAAAACAGCCCAAACAGACCGTCTTCGGTGCTGTTTCCGGCGCTCATATGCTGGGTAAAGGTAACGTTCTTCTCGGCAAATTGCCCCAGCGATGGCATATCCTGCTCGAAGCGCGAATAGTTCAGAGCATCGACGGTAATCAAGAGTACGTTATGGCCGGTGCCCAAATCGCCAAATCGCAGGTCGTTAAGCGGATACTGAACTGAAACCGCTTCCGGGTTGCCCTGTTCAATCAGACGACGCTGGTATTCATGCGCATCAAGCAATCCGTGTTTTTCCAGGAAGCGACGGGCCGTCATTGGATAGGAGAGCGGCAGGTTCGCTTTCTGCATGGTTATCGGGCGATAGAAGTTAGCATCCGCCCAGATATATAGCAGGTGGCTGGCAAAGAAGGCGACGAAAAATAGCGCGATAACCGGTCGGGTATGGCGGCTGCGTCGGTTCAGACTGCGCAGTTTTTGCCAGCTCCAGGTGGCAAACAGCATCTCTACAAGCAGGATTATCGGTACACCGATAAACATTAACTGCCAGTCGCGCGCCATTTCTCCTTGGTCGGGGTTAATAACCAGTTCCCAGACTACCGGATTGAGATGGAGGTGAAAGCGGGTAAAGACCTCGCTATCGACCAGCAACAGCGTCATACCAATGGTTGCGAAAATCACCGATATGAAGCGCATCAAGCGCTGGGACATCACCACAAAGGTAAGCGGGAAAAGGAAGAGTAAATAGCAGGCGAAAACTAAAAAGCTTAGATGTCCAAGCAGGCTGGACCAGGAATAGAGGCGGCCCGCCAACGTGCTAGGCCAGTCGGCAACGAGAAGATAGCGGCTACCCAGCAGGATAGCCACCAAAATGTTGAACAGTGCAAACCAGTGCCCCCAGCCAATCATCTGGGAGACTTTTTCACGGTAGCGCTGACGATTCGTTACCATAACTCTTTAGTCGATATCCTTAGTGGGCTTTGTCGTTATTGACAGAGGCCTGCAGCGCATCGGCGAAGGAGCGGGCCAGGGCTTTACGCTGGGCCGGAGCGACGCTCGTGTTAATCAGATTAGTGACCATATTACCCAGCACCATTAAAGAAAGATCGGTCGGTGCCTGGTCTTTCTCCAATACCTGGAGGAGTTCACTTAGTAACGCTTCGACGCGTTGATCGCTATAGCGGGATGTCTGCGGCATAGATTATGAAATTAGCTTATGTCATTAAGGGGCGTTATCTTACCGTAGCACGGGGTATTTTTCTGCTTTTTTTCAGGTGTTGCACCAGACCCGTTGCAATGGTTGAATACCCGCCGGTTTTTCAGGAGAGTTTATCATGAGTCTGGACATCAACCAGATTGCCTTGCATCAGTTAATTAAACAAGACGAGCAGAACCTGGAGCTGGTTTTGCGCGACTCACTGCTCGAGACGGATGCGACCGTCGATGAGATGATGGCTGAGCTGCATCGGGTTTATAGCGCTAAAAATAAGGCCTATGGCACGTTTTCAGAAGAGAGTGAGCTGGCGGAGAGCCTGCGTGCATGCCGCCGCGGTGAGGACGATTTTCTGGCATTTAGCCGTGCGGCTACCGGGCGTCTGCGCGATGAGCTGATTAAATATCCGTTTGCCGAAGGTGGAGTGGTACTGTTTTGTCACTACCGCTATCTGGCGGTCGAGTATCTGATGGTGGCAGTGCTGAATAATCTCAGCAGCATGCGGGTTAATGAGACATTGGACCTGCGCTCAACCCACTATCTGGATATTAATCATGCCGATATTGTGGCGCGCATCGATCTGACCGAATGGGAAACTAATCCGGAATCGACCCGTTACCTGACCTTCCTGAAAGGACGGGTAGGGCGTAAAGTAGCCGACTTCTTTATGGATTTTCTTGGTGCCAGCGCTGGTCTGGATGCTAAAGCGCAGAACCGCGGCTTGCTTCAGGCGGTTGATGATTACACTCGCGAAGGTGAGCTGGATAAAAATGCCCGCCAGGAAGTGCGCCAGCAGGTATATAGCTACTGTAACGAGCAGCTTCAGGCCGGGGAAGAAATCGCCTTATCGTCGCTTTCTGAAGTTTTGCCGGAAGTGGGTGAGAAAAGCTTTGAGGCGTTCACCAGCGAGCAGGGTTATGAGCTGGAAGAGCATTTTCCGGCGGATCGCAGCACGCTACGCCAGCTGACAAAATTTGCCGGTAGCGGTGGTGGCTTAACGATTAACTTTGATGCTTTGCTGCTGGGTGAGCGAATCTTCTGGGATCCGGCTACCGATACGTTGACCATCAAAGGCACACCGCCAAATCTGCGCGACCAGTTGCAGCGTCGCACTGGCGACAAATAACAGACGAAAAAAAACGCCGCATAAGCGGCGTTCTTTTTTTCACAGAGACTTACGCGCGAACGAAGTCGATGTGTTGCAGTTTAGGTTTGTACGGATGACGCTGTACAGCCTGAACTTTAGCTTTAACTTCTTTGCCATCGATGACCAGAGTCAGGACTTCGCTGTAGAATTCAGCTTTAGCCTGCATGTTCATAACCTGGTCGTGATCCAGTTCGATAGCTACTGCCGCTTCTTTGCCACCGTAAACGATAGCTGGGAATTTGTTAGCGACACGACGCAGGCGGCGGCTCGCACCCTTACCCTGCTCTTTACGTACTTCAGCGTTGATAGTAAACATCACGTTCTCTCTTCGTATAATGTCTGCCACAGGCGACCCAGCGACAGACCGATTTTCTGCTTTGCGGATGCAAAAGCGGGCGGGATTATAGCCGCATATGCCTTTTGCAGCAACGACAAATGGCGGCGAAGGCTGGGAAATCGATGATTGTGAGGCAAACATATAGCCTGTAACCGGGAGGTTTGCCTAGCCTCGCAGCTCATTTGCCCGGCGATACCGCCCCTGATAATCGAATATTTTTTCGCGGACCTGCCAAAAGCGGCCTTTCATGCGGGCAACCACAAAATCAGGATGGCGCAGAAGTGCACTTTGGGCGACGATCTCTGCGGCATTGAGCCATGGCAGCGGGATGCCCGGTGTGCGGCTATGCGGGCGTAAAAACACTAGCTCAAAGGCTTTACGCTGGGCCGGAGTTTGCAGCCGAAAACGCTCGCTGACATCGGCACCATCTTCATCATAGTAAGTCACTTTCAGCCACGGTCCTGCGTCATCCTGACCATGATCGAGCGTCATACCGCTACAGCGCAAAACCAGCGCATCTTTAAGCTTTAGTGCCGCTTTCAGCATATCATCCGGGTCCACCAGTACCGCATCGCACTGATGGCAGCGGCGTGCTGCAATATCATTTTCCGCATCGCAGTGGGGGCAGCTTTTGAAGCGGAAACGGTAGTCACACTGTTCGCGATGTCCATCGTCATCTTCCAGCCAGCCCTGGCAACGGCGACCAAAATGCTCAAGCAAAGTGCCATCGGCGGCGACCTTTCCCCAAAAGGTATTAGCGAAACCGCAGCCAGGGCAGAACACCTGTACCGGCACATTGTCGGAGGCGCGTTTCGGTTGGCCGACTTCGGGTGTAAACAGGTCGTGAGCGTTCCCGGCATAGTCCAGAATCAGGCAATCCTGTTTATCCGGCGCCAGACGCAACCCGCGCCCGACTATCTGCTGGTACAAGCTAACCGATTCGGTGGGGCGCAAAATAGCGATAGCATCGACATGGGGAGCATCAAAACCGGTGGTCAGCACCGCCACGTTGACCATAAATCGCAGCCGCTGAGCTTTAAAGTCTTCAATCAGCCGATCCCGCTCAGTTCCTGGCGTTTCACCGGTAATTAGCGCGCTTCCTGGCTGCGGCAGCAGGGAGAGTATCTCCCGGGCATGTTCGACCGTAGCCGCAAAAACCATCACACCGCGACGGTCTGCGGTCAGCTCTACTATCTGGCTGATAATATGAGGCGTTATTCGCCGCTGTTGACGCAGTTCATCATTGAGATCTGTTTCGCTGAACAGCCCATTCTCACGGGCTTTTAGACGGCTAAAGTCATACTGCACTACCGGCATATCTAAGCGCTCGGGCGGCGTGAGGTAGCCGTTTTTTATCATATAGCGTAGCGGGAGTTCATAGATGCAGTCGCGAAACAGCGCCTCGGCACTGCCGCGCACCATTCCGTGGTAATGAAACTGATAAATCCAGCCTTTGCCCAGCCGATAAGGTGTTGCTGTCAGCCCCAGTAGCCTGAGCCGGGGATTATGGGCGCGCAGGGCGTCGAGGATCTGTTGGTACTGGCTCTGCTTGTC
This genomic interval from Salmonella enterica subsp. enterica serovar Choleraesuis contains the following:
- the dinI gene encoding virulence protein MsgA, with amino-acid sequence MYVELIYDKRNVAGLPGANEMIQDELTRRLHRVFPDAEVRVKPMMTLSQIHTDASKSDKSIISQLVQEMFEEADMWLTSADI
- a CDS encoding Hcp family type VI secretion system effector; this translates as MPIPAYMWLKDDGGADIKGSVDVRDREGSIEVVGFSHGLNTPVDSSSGKITGKRSHSPMMLEKEFDSSSPYLYKAVATGQTLKSAEIRWYRINHAGQEECYFVMTLEGIRVTGVNPGMPNTRMSGNSQINHMESVSLMYEKITWRYVDGNVQYTDDWNVRT
- a CDS encoding membrane protein, with product MVTNRQRYREKVSQMIGWGHWFALFNILVAILLGSRYLLVADWPSTLAGRLYSWSSLLGHLSFLVFACYLLFLFPLTFVVMSQRLMRFISVIFATIGMTLLLVDSEVFTRFHLHLNPVVWELVINPDQGEMARDWQLMFIGVPIILLVEMLFATWSWQKLRSLNRRSRHTRPVIALFFVAFFASHLLYIWADANFYRPITMQKANLPLSYPMTARRFLEKHGLLDAHEYQRRLIEQGNPEAVSVQYPLNDLRFGDLGTGHNVLLITVDALNYSRFEQDMPSLGQFAEKNVTFTQHMSAGNSTEDGLFGLFYGISPSYMDGVLAARIPAALITALNQQGYQLGLFSSTGFNSPMYRQALLSDFSLPASSEQSDVQTANQWIDWLSKYATDDNRWFSWVGFNGTNIDGQGLSNQDFERRYTSAAGQVDVQIKRLLDTLEQRGKLDNTVVIITAGRGVPLGNERESFAWDRSRIQVPLVIHWPGTPTQHIGKLTSHQDLMTTLMRRLLHVRSPAWEYSQGDDLFSVTNPHNWVIGADNNTLGITTPETTLVLDNNGNYRIYDRKGERMKEDKPQLGLLLQVLTDEKRFIAN
- a CDS encoding UPF0352 protein, producing the protein MPQTSRYSDQRVEALLSELLQVLEKDQAPTDLSLMVLGNMVTNLINTSVAPAQRKALARSFADALQASVNNDKAH
- a CDS encoding nucleoid-associated protein; the protein is MSLDINQIALHQLIKQDEQNLELVLRDSLLETDATVDEMMAELHRVYSAKNKAYGTFSEESELAESLRACRRGEDDFLAFSRAATGRLRDELIKYPFAEGGVVLFCHYRYLAVEYLMVAVLNNLSSMRVNETLDLRSTHYLDINHADIVARIDLTEWETNPESTRYLTFLKGRVGRKVADFFMDFLGASAGLDAKAQNRGLLQAVDDYTREGELDKNARQEVRQQVYSYCNEQLQAGEEIALSSLSEVLPEVGEKSFEAFTSEQGYELEEHFPADRSTLRQLTKFAGSGGGLTINFDALLLGERIFWDPATDTLTIKGTPPNLRDQLQRRTGDK
- the rplY gene encoding 50S ribosomal protein L25, whose product is MFTINAEVRKEQGKGASRRLRRVANKFPAIVYGGKEAAVAIELDHDQVMNMQAKAEFYSEVLTLVIDGKEVKAKVQAVQRHPYKPKLQHIDFVRA
- a CDS encoding ATP-dependent helicase, giving the protein MYQLRPYQQEAVDATLTHFRRHDAPAVIVLPTGAGKSLVIAELARVARGRVLVLAHVKELVAQNHAKYIALGLEADIFAAGLQRKESSAKVVFGSVQSVARNLDAFDDAFSLLIVDECHRIGDDKQSQYQQILDALRAHNPRLRLLGLTATPYRLGKGWIYQFHYHGMVRGSAEALFRDCIYELPLRYMIKNGYLTPPERLDMPVVQYDFSRLKARENGLFSETDLNDELRQQRRITPHIISQIVELTADRRGVMVFAATVEHAREILSLLPQPGSALITGETPGTERDRLIEDFKAQRLRFMVNVAVLTTGFDAPHVDAIAILRPTESVSLYQQIVGRGLRLAPDKQDCLILDYAGNAHDLFTPEVGQPKRASDNVPVQVFCPGCGFANTFWGKVAADGTLLEHFGRRCQGWLEDDDGHREQCDYRFRFKSCPHCDAENDIAARRCHQCDAVLVDPDDMLKAALKLKDALVLRCSGMTLDHGQDDAGPWLKVTYYDEDGADVSERFRLQTPAQRKAFELVFLRPHSRTPGIPLPWLNAAEIVAQSALLRHPDFVVARMKGRFWQVREKIFDYQGRYRRANELRG